In one window of Paucidesulfovibrio gracilis DSM 16080 DNA:
- a CDS encoding polyprenyl synthetase family protein, which produces MSIKTKLKERSARVEDYLRDCLEGKGFPKRLRQAMEYSLLAGGKRLRPVLLLSFNKLLDGDTDAALPFAASLEMIHTYSLIHDDLPAMDDDDLRRGRPSNHKQFDEATAILAGDGLLTEAFGFMLDSALERGLPAGVVIQAMRMMVRSAGCAGMVGGQMADMEMTGREDVNLDQLRAMHAMKTGALLTASCSCGAILAGADLDDLRRATAYGKEVGVAFQIVDDILDVTGDEASLGKPVGSDEAQGKVTYPSLVGLEQSRTMAEEHIAEAVRQLDVYSGPEREFLEGLARYIVDRVQ; this is translated from the coding sequence ATGAGCATCAAGACGAAACTCAAGGAACGTTCTGCCAGGGTTGAAGACTACCTGCGCGATTGTCTGGAAGGCAAAGGATTTCCCAAACGGCTGCGTCAGGCCATGGAATACAGCCTGCTGGCCGGAGGAAAACGCCTGCGCCCCGTGCTGCTGCTTTCATTCAATAAACTCCTGGATGGGGATACCGACGCGGCGTTGCCTTTTGCCGCCAGTCTGGAAATGATCCATACCTATTCCTTGATTCATGACGACCTGCCGGCCATGGATGATGATGATTTGCGGCGCGGTCGGCCCTCCAATCACAAACAGTTTGACGAGGCCACAGCCATTCTCGCCGGGGATGGACTGCTCACCGAGGCGTTCGGGTTTATGCTCGATTCCGCCTTGGAGCGCGGACTGCCTGCCGGGGTGGTTATCCAGGCCATGCGCATGATGGTTCGGTCCGCGGGCTGCGCCGGCATGGTGGGGGGGCAGATGGCGGATATGGAAATGACCGGGCGCGAAGATGTGAACCTGGATCAATTGCGCGCCATGCATGCCATGAAAACCGGAGCATTGCTTACGGCGTCCTGTTCCTGCGGGGCCATCCTGGCCGGAGCAGACCTGGACGACCTTCGCCGGGCCACGGCATACGGCAAGGAAGTGGGGGTGGCCTTCCAGATCGTGGACGATATCCTCGACGTTACGGGCGATGAAGCCAGCCTGGGCAAGCCCGTGGGCAGCGATGAGGCTCAGGGAAAGGTCACGTACCCCAGTCTTGTAGGATTGGAGCAAAGCCGGACCATGGCCGAAGAGCACATCGCCGAAGCCGTTCGCCAGCTGGATGTCTATTCCGGGCCGGAGCGTGAATTTTTGGAAGGACTGGCCCGTTATATCGTGGACCGTGTGCAGTAG
- the xseB gene encoding exodeoxyribonuclease VII small subunit, translating into MGNPTYEDKLARLTAVVEELESGDVPLERGVELYKEGLTLARDCSRRLQEAQNEVTRMGRDLAAFDPDELGGEDE; encoded by the coding sequence ATGGGCAACCCGACATACGAAGATAAATTAGCCAGGCTCACCGCTGTGGTGGAAGAGCTGGAGTCCGGGGATGTTCCCCTGGAACGCGGCGTGGAATTGTATAAGGAAGGACTGACCCTGGCCCGGGATTGCTCCCGGCGCCTGCAGGAGGCCCAAAACGAAGTGACCCGGATGGGCCGGGATCTGGCGGCATTTGATCCCGACGAACTGGGCGGAGAGGACGAATGA
- a CDS encoding hydrogenase small subunit: MQDISRFEQMRLLGEGRGTSRREFMQYCSALAVLMGMGPAFAPQVAHALTKKKRPSVIYLHCAECTGCTEALLRNVGPFFDELIMETISLDYCETVMAAAGDASHDALLKAMNNPEGYICVIEGGIPTKHGGEFGKVGGQTMLQLCSEVASKAMATIAMGSCASFGGVQAAAPNPSGAKGTNEALAHVGVKAINIAGCPPNPANFVGTVVHLLTKGMPKLDQWSRPLMFFAQTVHDKCPRQKHFNKGEFAPSFTSKEAKQGWCLYKLGCKGPYTYNNCPTQLFNQVTWPVQSGSPCIGCSEPGFWDQYSPFFSAIEDGPDEK; the protein is encoded by the coding sequence ATGCAGGACATTTCGCGTTTTGAACAGATGCGGCTCCTTGGCGAAGGCAGAGGAACGAGTCGCAGAGAATTCATGCAATATTGCAGTGCGCTTGCCGTGCTCATGGGTATGGGACCGGCTTTTGCGCCCCAGGTGGCCCATGCCCTGACCAAGAAGAAACGCCCCTCCGTGATATATCTGCATTGCGCGGAATGCACAGGCTGCACCGAGGCGCTGCTGCGCAACGTGGGACCGTTCTTCGATGAATTGATCATGGAGACCATTTCCCTGGACTATTGCGAAACCGTCATGGCCGCGGCAGGCGATGCCTCCCATGATGCCCTGCTCAAGGCCATGAATAATCCCGAAGGATACATCTGCGTCATTGAGGGAGGCATTCCCACCAAACACGGTGGCGAGTTCGGCAAGGTGGGCGGGCAGACCATGCTCCAACTTTGCTCGGAAGTGGCGTCCAAGGCCATGGCAACCATTGCCATGGGTTCGTGCGCGTCGTTCGGCGGCGTGCAGGCGGCAGCGCCCAATCCGTCGGGTGCCAAGGGTACCAACGAAGCCCTGGCCCATGTGGGCGTCAAGGCCATCAATATTGCAGGATGCCCGCCCAACCCGGCCAACTTCGTGGGAACTGTGGTCCACCTGCTCACCAAGGGCATGCCCAAGCTGGACCAGTGGAGCCGTCCGCTGATGTTCTTTGCCCAGACCGTGCACGACAAGTGTCCACGGCAAAAGCATTTCAACAAAGGCGAGTTCGCCCCCAGCTTTACGAGCAAGGAGGCCAAGCAGGGTTGGTGCCTCTATAAACTGGGCTGCAAGGGACCGTATACATATAATAACTGCCCTACGCAGCTGTTCAATCAGGTCACGTGGCCTGTGCAATCCGGTTCACCCTGCATCGGGTGCAGCGAGCCGGGCTTCTGGGACCAGTATTCGCCATTCTTCTCGGCCATTGAAGACGGGCCGGACGAAAAATAA
- the xseA gene encoding exodeoxyribonuclease VII large subunit, giving the protein MPTILTVAELTRAVKDVLETEFPFVWVRGQVGNVSRPASGHIYFTLTDGESALSVVWFKSAQWRREEGGAVVNPATGEILEPDDTSGESASGHVPDIEEGRELLCAGRLNVYERRGVYQLVAELVQQEGVGDLHLAFEALKRDLAQRGWFDAERKKPLPSHPWRVALVTSPRGAAVRDFLRLAEERGWGMQIRLYPALVQGDRAPKAIAEALARADDDAWAEVVALVRGGGSLEDLWAFNSEEVARAMVQSRIPVVTGVGHEPDVTIADYVADRRAATPSHAAQLLWPRRTSLMQQVDDLQLRLENAFARSMHVQSDRLHTLRRSLHRASPGERLDRLSQGFTQGERRLERNREQFFQRHGERLSRLGQRLGRGFGVERIRTEHTELRHAVDRLHRAAAAHLDRAAHVLELRRSRLSGLDPALPLERGYSLVRRVDTNTFLRSIEDAVPGLELAIQVRDGIVPARVSGRAESFVPSSPAKGGDHEA; this is encoded by the coding sequence ATGCCCACGATACTCACCGTTGCCGAACTGACCAGAGCGGTCAAGGACGTACTGGAAACCGAGTTCCCGTTTGTCTGGGTCCGGGGGCAGGTGGGCAATGTGTCTCGTCCGGCCAGCGGCCATATCTATTTTACCCTTACCGACGGTGAAAGCGCCCTGAGCGTGGTTTGGTTCAAATCCGCGCAATGGCGGCGCGAGGAAGGCGGAGCCGTGGTCAATCCCGCCACAGGGGAGATCCTGGAACCGGACGACACGTCCGGGGAATCCGCGTCCGGGCATGTGCCGGACATCGAAGAGGGGCGGGAATTGCTCTGTGCCGGACGGTTGAACGTCTATGAACGCCGTGGCGTGTACCAGCTTGTGGCGGAACTGGTGCAACAGGAGGGCGTGGGCGACCTGCATCTGGCCTTTGAAGCGCTCAAACGCGATTTGGCCCAGCGGGGCTGGTTTGATGCGGAGCGGAAAAAACCATTGCCCTCCCATCCCTGGCGCGTGGCGCTGGTGACCTCTCCCCGGGGGGCGGCGGTACGGGATTTTTTGCGGCTGGCCGAGGAGCGGGGATGGGGGATGCAGATCCGGCTGTATCCCGCTTTGGTACAGGGGGATCGCGCTCCCAAGGCCATTGCCGAGGCTCTGGCCCGGGCGGATGACGATGCATGGGCCGAAGTCGTGGCTCTGGTGCGCGGCGGCGGCTCCCTGGAGGATTTGTGGGCGTTTAATTCCGAGGAAGTGGCCCGGGCCATGGTGCAATCGCGTATCCCCGTGGTCACGGGTGTGGGACATGAGCCTGATGTGACCATTGCGGACTATGTGGCGGACCGCCGTGCCGCCACGCCGAGTCATGCCGCGCAGTTGCTTTGGCCCCGGCGTACGAGTCTGATGCAGCAGGTGGATGACCTGCAATTGCGGCTGGAAAACGCCTTTGCCCGCAGCATGCACGTTCAGTCGGATCGGTTGCATACGTTGCGTCGCTCGTTGCACCGCGCTTCGCCCGGGGAGCGGCTGGATCGGCTTTCCCAGGGGTTTACGCAGGGGGAGCGGCGGCTGGAGCGGAATCGGGAACAATTTTTTCAGCGGCATGGCGAGCGGCTAAGTCGATTGGGTCAGCGGCTGGGGCGTGGGTTCGGAGTGGAGCGCATACGCACAGAGCACACGGAACTGCGACACGCCGTGGACCGGCTGCACCGGGCCGCCGCAGCGCATCTGGACCGGGCGGCTCACGTGCTGGAGTTGCGCCGTTCCCGTTTGAGCGGCCTGGATCCGGCCTTGCCGCTGGAGCGAGGCTATAGTCTGGTACGCCGGGTGGACACGAATACTTTTCTGCGTTCCATTGAGGACGCGGTCCCGGGCCTGGAGTTGGCGATCCAGGTTCGGGACGGCATTGTTCCTGCCAGGGTGAGCGGTCGGGCGGAGTCCTTTGTTCCGTCGTCGCCTGCCAAAGGCGGGGATCACGAAGCGTAG
- a CDS encoding ABC transporter ATP-binding protein, whose product MEYAVEVEHLRHRYGKHRVYEDLNFRIPVGKVFGLLGKNGVGKTTLIKILMGFLRPTGGCCRILGDPSYALSPETRRRVGLLFEGHMAYEFMTIASVERFFAPFYPQWKREYYYSLTDKLRLPHSHRIANMSEGQRSQVVLGLIMAQQPDLMILDDYTMGLDAGYRRLFLEHLAEYLRETQCTVLVTSHIVQDLEMFMDEVIFLERGGMATQISKKRFLEGFRLYRMPCPENGPRLCRNDVIKNVEQSGDMLELYSFADVGEVAGRLRSEGIPCSALEQIPMTFEEAFIGFTGKY is encoded by the coding sequence ATGGAGTATGCTGTTGAAGTGGAGCACCTGCGCCACAGGTATGGAAAACATCGCGTGTACGAGGACTTGAACTTTCGGATCCCCGTTGGAAAAGTGTTTGGTTTGTTGGGCAAAAATGGGGTGGGGAAAACCACGCTCATCAAAATTCTGATGGGGTTTTTGCGGCCCACCGGCGGCTGTTGCCGTATCTTGGGCGATCCATCCTATGCCTTGTCCCCGGAAACCCGTCGGAGGGTGGGGCTGCTGTTTGAAGGCCACATGGCCTACGAGTTCATGACCATTGCAAGCGTGGAGCGTTTTTTTGCACCGTTTTATCCCCAGTGGAAGCGGGAATATTATTACAGCCTGACCGACAAATTGAGGCTGCCCCATTCGCACCGAATCGCCAATATGTCCGAGGGGCAACGCTCCCAGGTTGTGCTTGGCCTGATCATGGCCCAGCAGCCGGATCTGATGATTCTGGACGATTACACCATGGGATTGGACGCCGGGTATCGCCGCCTGTTTTTGGAGCATCTGGCCGAGTACCTGCGGGAAACGCAATGCACGGTGCTGGTGACCTCCCACATCGTGCAGGATCTGGAGATGTTCATGGACGAGGTCATTTTTCTGGAGCGGGGCGGAATGGCCACGCAAATTTCAAAAAAGCGTTTTTTGGAAGGATTTCGGCTCTATCGTATGCCATGCCCGGAAAATGGACCCCGCCTTTGCCGCAATGACGTGATCAAGAACGTGGAACAGAGCGGTGACATGTTGGAATTGTACTCATTCGCGGATGTCGGGGAAGTGGCTGGCCGGTTGCGGAGCGAGGGGATTCCCTGCTCGGCTCTGGAACAGATTCCCATGACCTTTGAGGAAGCGTTCATCGGATTCACCGGAAAATACTAA
- a CDS encoding M23 family metallopeptidase, which yields MRFWNLTLLAVMLFSSLLLTPGASLGQEAAPASSAQEAVADQSENQQVSEGEEIFVLAHPAAVSLGQPFVARLTSSRPLEDVRVSWMDKDVRPSVGDWNGKYVALALLGTDVLYNKPGVHYLRVSALVDGELRTFNHPVAVQKKQYPEQRLTLEQKMVTAPPKQSERVARDRKAVRAALSTISPERKWTLPLLRPVSGKVTSLYGYRRILNGQPKNPHRGLDMRAAVGTPVKACEKGVVILSDDHYYAGNSVYVDHGNGVISMYFHLSERKVEAGQSVERGDVIGLAGATGRATGPHLHFGVAVQGRMVDPQTLVTSDVDDLLRPDVE from the coding sequence GTGCGCTTTTGGAACCTGACTTTGTTGGCCGTCATGTTGTTTTCCTCTCTGTTGCTCACTCCCGGCGCCAGCCTGGGCCAAGAGGCGGCTCCCGCATCTTCCGCGCAGGAGGCGGTTGCGGACCAATCCGAGAACCAGCAGGTTTCGGAAGGGGAAGAGATTTTTGTCTTGGCCCATCCCGCGGCTGTTTCTCTGGGCCAGCCTTTTGTGGCTCGTCTGACGTCCAGCCGTCCTCTTGAGGACGTGCGTGTATCCTGGATGGATAAGGATGTGCGTCCCTCCGTGGGGGACTGGAACGGAAAATATGTGGCCCTGGCGCTGCTGGGAACGGACGTGCTCTACAACAAACCCGGCGTTCACTATCTTCGTGTTTCGGCCCTGGTGGACGGCGAACTGCGCACCTTTAACCATCCTGTGGCCGTGCAGAAAAAACAGTATCCGGAACAGCGCCTGACCCTGGAGCAAAAAATGGTCACGGCCCCGCCCAAGCAGAGCGAGCGCGTCGCCCGGGACCGCAAGGCCGTGCGCGCGGCACTCTCCACTATTTCTCCGGAACGCAAATGGACCTTGCCCCTGCTTCGCCCGGTTTCCGGTAAGGTCACGAGTTTGTACGGCTATCGTCGCATCCTCAACGGACAGCCCAAGAATCCGCATCGCGGGCTGGATATGCGCGCCGCCGTGGGAACGCCGGTCAAAGCTTGTGAAAAAGGCGTGGTCATCCTGTCGGACGATCACTACTATGCCGGGAACAGCGTGTATGTGGACCACGGCAACGGAGTGATCTCCATGTATTTCCATCTTTCCGAACGCAAGGTCGAGGCGGGGCAGTCCGTGGAGCGCGGGGATGTCATCGGTCTTGCCGGGGCCACGGGCCGGGCCACGGGACCGCACCTGCATTTTGGCGTGGCCGTGCAGGGACGCATGGTGGATCCCCAGACCCTGGTGACGTCGGACGTGGATGACCTGCTCCGGCCGGACGTGGAGTAA
- a CDS encoding sugar phosphate isomerase/epimerase family protein, giving the protein MTDQTSQKILTGPQEDRLFVKLPFASLLAGGLEYFVEHGLQPEICFEADQVNRMGTEQMVPLAQTLRNANLRCTVHAPFNGLDFGALDADRMAWTRQSLDRTLLLCRELAPVTVVVHGGQPRFQSSAEYERWNERALPLLQTTAQQAQDQGTRVVLENICHTRPEQLAPLLEKLDGLAGWCLDVGHWHVFGREPISRWAKILGSRLEQLHLHDNHGGADEHLAVGQGSIEFHQVLGTLAETGPVHTPPVVTLEVPYQTGVEPSLRALAPVWPWG; this is encoded by the coding sequence ATGACGGACCAAACATCACAAAAGATCCTGACCGGTCCCCAAGAGGATCGGCTCTTTGTAAAGCTGCCTTTTGCCAGTTTGCTGGCCGGTGGGCTGGAATATTTCGTGGAGCACGGGCTGCAACCCGAGATTTGCTTTGAGGCGGACCAGGTCAACCGGATGGGAACGGAGCAAATGGTCCCCCTGGCCCAGACACTACGCAACGCGAACCTGCGTTGCACGGTGCACGCGCCCTTCAACGGACTGGACTTCGGCGCGCTGGACGCGGACCGAATGGCCTGGACCCGCCAGAGCCTGGACAGAACCTTGCTGCTTTGCCGCGAACTTGCCCCGGTCACCGTGGTGGTGCATGGCGGTCAGCCACGGTTTCAGTCCAGCGCGGAATATGAACGGTGGAACGAACGCGCCCTGCCCCTGCTGCAAACCACGGCACAGCAGGCCCAGGACCAGGGAACACGTGTGGTGCTGGAAAACATCTGCCACACTAGGCCGGAACAGCTCGCTCCCCTATTGGAAAAACTGGACGGACTGGCGGGCTGGTGCCTGGATGTGGGACACTGGCACGTTTTCGGCCGGGAGCCTATCTCCCGCTGGGCAAAAATTCTCGGTTCCCGGTTGGAGCAACTGCACTTGCACGACAATCACGGCGGTGCTGACGAACATCTGGCCGTGGGGCAGGGAAGCATCGAATTTCATCAGGTACTCGGCACTCTCGCCGAGACCGGGCCGGTGCACACCCCGCCCGTGGTCACGCTCGAAGTCCCCTACCAAACCGGCGTGGAACCGAGCTTGCGCGCCCTGGCTCCTGTCTGGCCCTGGGGCTGA
- a CDS encoding DUF4857 domain-containing protein encodes MVRLSRYSLIAAAVVLLAVYVPKVVTMAFGEREPKTHLFYSPVSEKFVWREKLRHPEGNGKEALHHAQFVRMDQDGKRFTREEFEQLLPFIYYKNMDIWGLLPLHLKGQVFGKQTIRRERQVMELTPRQVPGNAPGEMIWPLLESVPGRARLVFPEDRFRINARMEFINADDNRVDEALSRRFTTALSEAGFTFPAKLVAGRPTILKPFDAGVFLVDAEDAVFHLRRVEGVPHVVRTPIAPELGVRAIKVSENARREYLGLVLTRDDRLWLLGYDDYAMIPLPLEGYDPERMDFKLLVNPLYRTAVYSDETTIQAVVMDREHQVLARYQHTMSRAEPTLANTLLQSATPFGIAFDTLEDGFLRFSPDWHWQAGLSGTGVALALFMLSLLVRRRPFCSAIWDAAVILGTGIYGLLAVLLIPDESC; translated from the coding sequence ATGGTGCGCTTGTCCCGATATTCACTGATTGCGGCAGCTGTGGTGTTGTTGGCCGTTTATGTACCCAAGGTCGTGACCATGGCCTTTGGCGAAAGGGAACCCAAGACGCATCTGTTCTACAGCCCGGTGAGCGAAAAATTTGTGTGGCGGGAAAAATTGCGCCATCCCGAGGGCAACGGCAAGGAAGCGTTGCACCATGCCCAATTCGTGCGCATGGATCAGGATGGAAAACGATTCACCCGCGAGGAATTTGAGCAACTCTTGCCCTTTATCTACTATAAGAACATGGACATTTGGGGATTGCTTCCGCTGCATCTCAAGGGGCAGGTGTTTGGCAAGCAGACTATCCGCCGGGAACGGCAGGTCATGGAACTCACGCCGCGCCAGGTACCTGGCAACGCGCCGGGCGAAATGATCTGGCCGCTGCTGGAATCCGTTCCAGGTCGCGCCCGATTGGTTTTTCCCGAGGACCGATTTCGGATCAATGCGCGGATGGAATTCATCAATGCGGATGATAACCGCGTGGACGAGGCGTTGAGCAGGAGATTCACCACGGCGTTGTCCGAGGCTGGGTTCACTTTTCCTGCGAAGCTGGTGGCGGGCAGACCCACTATACTCAAGCCGTTCGATGCGGGCGTGTTTCTTGTGGACGCCGAGGATGCGGTGTTTCATCTGCGCCGTGTGGAAGGCGTTCCGCATGTGGTACGCACGCCCATTGCCCCGGAACTGGGGGTCCGGGCCATCAAGGTTTCGGAAAATGCCCGGCGCGAGTATCTTGGGTTGGTGTTGACCCGTGATGATCGGCTCTGGCTGCTTGGGTACGACGATTATGCCATGATTCCCCTTCCTCTGGAGGGCTACGATCCGGAACGGATGGATTTCAAACTGCTGGTCAATCCTTTGTACCGCACGGCCGTGTATTCCGACGAAACAACCATTCAAGCCGTGGTGATGGATCGGGAGCACCAGGTGCTGGCCCGGTATCAGCATACCATGTCGCGGGCCGAACCCACGCTGGCGAATACGCTGCTCCAGAGCGCCACGCCTTTTGGTATTGCTTTTGATACGCTTGAAGATGGATTCCTCCGGTTTTCTCCTGATTGGCACTGGCAAGCCGGACTGTCGGGTACGGGCGTGGCTTTGGCTCTTTTCATGCTCAGCCTGCTGGTGCGACGCCGCCCGTTTTGTTCTGCGATTTGGGACGCTGCGGTGATCCTTGGTACCGGGATCTATGGCCTGTTGGCGGTGTTGCTGATCCCGGACGAATCCTGCTGA
- a CDS encoding nickel-dependent hydrogenase large subunit — MQKHAKANGNRLIIDPVTRLEGHLKVEVEIENDRVKNAWSSTQLFRGIEMILKGRPPEDAPLFTQRACGVCTNTHALTSIRAIEDALGVTPPPAAQLMRNLILSALLVHDHLVHYYHLHGLDWIDMASAIEADAAAAAKIVGETSGREADPGELYIVQKRLKDFVASGQLGFLENAYFLGGNPAYRCSPEENLILSAHYIEGLRIQLKLARAMAIFAGKNPHAQTMIVGGMTCYNAMNTDAVAHFRTLWEETLEFVENAMMPDITLMARRFPEASNYGRTSNFFDFSDFYDTDGNNPYFRSGVLWQNDFGKTEKLEVDKIEEHVARSWYVGDDARKPYDGVTDPKYTSYTDEDKYSWSKAPRYKGEPMETGPLARRAIAYARGEEETKKLLDQVFAAAGLKPKQLFSTMGRTISRVVETTMLTRRMKGWIDELDERAKAGDDELCVDWKMKDSAKGVGYCCVTRGGLSHWIRIEDKKIGNFQMVVPSTWNFGPRCKEGKIGPCEESLIGCPVPDPERPVEILRTVHSFDPCIACSVHLVDARGKKIQSVRAL, encoded by the coding sequence ATGCAGAAGCACGCGAAAGCCAACGGCAACCGGCTGATCATCGACCCGGTGACGCGCCTTGAGGGACATCTCAAGGTGGAGGTGGAGATAGAGAACGACCGGGTGAAAAACGCCTGGTCCAGTACCCAGCTCTTCCGGGGTATCGAAATGATCCTCAAAGGACGTCCCCCCGAGGATGCGCCTTTATTCACCCAGCGGGCCTGCGGGGTCTGTACCAACACCCACGCCCTGACAAGTATTCGAGCCATTGAGGACGCCCTGGGCGTGACGCCGCCCCCGGCCGCGCAATTGATGCGTAATCTGATCCTCTCGGCCCTGCTGGTCCACGACCACCTTGTGCATTATTACCATTTGCACGGGCTGGACTGGATCGACATGGCTTCAGCCATTGAGGCGGATGCAGCCGCTGCCGCCAAAATCGTCGGGGAAACCAGCGGCCGCGAGGCCGATCCCGGCGAATTGTACATCGTGCAAAAGCGGCTTAAGGACTTCGTGGCCTCGGGCCAGCTCGGATTCCTGGAAAACGCCTACTTCTTGGGCGGCAATCCCGCCTACCGGTGTTCGCCCGAGGAAAATTTGATCCTTTCGGCCCACTACATCGAAGGGCTTCGTATTCAGCTCAAATTGGCCCGGGCCATGGCCATCTTTGCGGGCAAGAATCCCCATGCCCAGACCATGATCGTAGGCGGCATGACCTGCTACAACGCCATGAACACCGACGCCGTGGCGCACTTCCGCACGTTGTGGGAAGAAACGCTGGAATTTGTGGAAAATGCCATGATGCCGGACATCACTCTCATGGCTAGACGTTTCCCCGAAGCATCCAATTATGGGCGAACTTCCAACTTCTTCGATTTTTCGGATTTTTACGACACGGACGGGAACAATCCCTATTTCCGTTCCGGTGTGCTCTGGCAAAACGATTTCGGCAAGACCGAGAAGTTGGAGGTGGACAAGATCGAAGAACACGTGGCCCGGAGTTGGTACGTGGGCGACGATGCCCGCAAGCCCTATGACGGCGTCACTGACCCGAAATACACCAGCTATACGGATGAGGACAAATACTCCTGGTCCAAGGCGCCCCGGTACAAGGGCGAACCCATGGAAACCGGACCCCTGGCGCGACGGGCCATTGCCTATGCGCGAGGCGAGGAAGAAACCAAAAAGCTGTTGGATCAGGTCTTTGCAGCAGCCGGACTGAAACCAAAACAGCTTTTCTCCACCATGGGGCGGACCATCAGCCGTGTGGTGGAAACCACCATGCTGACCCGGCGCATGAAGGGCTGGATCGACGAACTGGACGAGCGAGCCAAAGCGGGCGACGACGAGCTTTGCGTGGACTGGAAGATGAAGGATTCCGCCAAAGGGGTGGGATACTGCTGTGTGACGCGTGGCGGGCTTTCGCATTGGATCCGCATAGAGGACAAGAAGATCGGCAACTTTCAGATGGTGGTGCCGTCCACCTGGAACTTCGGTCCCCGCTGCAAGGAAGGCAAGATCGGTCCGTGCGAGGAATCCCTGATCGGCTGTCCGGTCCCTGACCCGGAACGGCCCGTGGAGATTCTGCGGACCGTGCATTCCTTTGATCCGTGTATTGCCTGCTCTGTGCATCTCGTGGATGCGCGAGGCAAAAAGATTCAATCTGTTCGCGCACTTTAG
- a CDS encoding MlaA family lipoprotein — translation MTSIARRCTPLLHTMLILAVLVFGLSGCATTNVPKPNNGLQPGAFRTPVSHAPASDAPLSTDSPLYVSDPMEGFNRTMYALNAEIDRYVLLPAVDVYQKVLPAPLRTGVSNIIDNLNEIPTLANCLLQGDLGKSGTTLLRFVLNSTLGMAGLVDTATGAGLDRQEEDFGQTLGVWGVDQGPYLVLPVLGPSNLRDTLGSGVDMVITYYEMEAVYDMLDVEHRNPVRQANTLIRGVDKRARIPFRYHTAGTPFEYEFLRFLYATKRRLDVAK, via the coding sequence ATGACCAGCATTGCCCGCCGATGCACCCCGCTCCTGCACACCATGCTGATCCTGGCCGTTCTTGTTTTCGGTCTGTCGGGCTGCGCCACGACAAACGTTCCAAAGCCAAACAACGGACTGCAACCCGGGGCATTTCGCACTCCGGTCTCTCATGCCCCGGCTTCGGATGCCCCGCTTTCCACCGACTCCCCTTTGTACGTGTCCGACCCCATGGAAGGGTTCAACAGGACCATGTACGCCCTGAACGCGGAGATCGACCGCTACGTGCTGCTCCCTGCGGTGGACGTCTATCAAAAAGTGCTGCCCGCGCCCCTACGCACGGGCGTGAGCAACATCATCGACAATCTCAATGAGATTCCCACCCTGGCCAACTGCCTGCTGCAAGGCGACCTAGGCAAAAGCGGCACCACCCTGCTGCGGTTCGTGCTCAACTCCACCCTGGGCATGGCCGGGTTGGTGGATACGGCCACGGGCGCGGGGCTGGATCGCCAGGAAGAAGATTTCGGCCAGACCCTGGGCGTCTGGGGTGTCGACCAGGGTCCATACCTGGTCCTGCCCGTGCTGGGTCCGTCCAATCTGCGCGACACTCTGGGATCGGGCGTGGACATGGTCATCACATACTATGAGATGGAAGCCGTGTACGACATGCTGGATGTGGAGCACCGCAATCCCGTGCGGCAGGCCAATACTTTGATTCGCGGCGTGGACAAACGCGCCCGCATCCCTTTTCGCTACCACACGGCCGGGACACCCTTTGAATATGAATTCCTCCGCTTTTTATACGCCACCAAACGCCGGTTGGATGTGGCGAAATAG
- a CDS encoding cytochrome c3 family protein yields MRKVCIGVAMAAVTLLLAVSSGLAYKVPDEIVIKRPKGNTPLSAWVTEVKFPHGMHAVKNACESCHHKESDKTLGEFVPCSQCHKSDDPDDPTGFFRAWHTEAAPSCLGCHTTRRTQGKDNPVGCTTACHKP; encoded by the coding sequence ATGCGCAAGGTTTGTATCGGGGTCGCCATGGCGGCCGTGACGCTGCTTTTGGCGGTGTCCAGCGGGCTGGCCTACAAGGTGCCGGACGAGATCGTGATCAAACGGCCCAAGGGAAACACACCGCTGTCGGCGTGGGTCACGGAAGTGAAGTTTCCGCACGGCATGCATGCGGTGAAGAATGCGTGTGAGAGCTGTCACCATAAGGAATCCGACAAAACACTGGGGGAGTTCGTGCCGTGCAGTCAGTGTCATAAGAGTGATGATCCGGATGACCCGACCGGATTTTTCCGCGCCTGGCACACCGAGGCCGCGCCCAGTTGCCTGGGGTGCCACACCACGCGCCGCACCCAGGGGAAGGATAACCCGGTGGGCTGCACCACGGCCTGCCACAAGCCGTGA